The segment GTTGATATTACTGATAGTGAAACCATAGCTCGTCATATTATTCATCTAGAGCAGGCGGGGGACTTACGAAAAAGTATTGGCAAAGAAGCAAAACGAGCGGCCGGTAATTTAACCTTTGAACAATTTATTCTGGATTTCTCAGCTCTTCTTTCTGGTAAAGAACAAAGAGATTAAGATATTTAATTCTTACTATGATAAAAAAAATATTTTCAGTCAAAGATGATTCTGTTGGAAAACGGATTGATAGTTGGTTGGCTGAACAATTACAACAACCTCGTAATCAGATTAGAAATTTTTTAGAAAAAAATGATGTGCTAATTCGTGGTCGTGTTGTTTCTAGTCATTACCTTGTCCGCGCCGGTGATAGTATTTCTTTTAAACTAAAAGAAAATCCAGTAGTTGAAATTTCTAAAGAAAAGCCTGATGAGTCAAAAAAATTATTTTCAAAAATAAAAGTTATTGCTGAAACAAATGATTATGTGGTTCTTAATAAACCAGCTGGGTTATTAATGCATCCGGCTTCAAATGTTAACGCTGCTTCTTTGGTTGATTGGCTTTTACAAACGTATCCAAAAATTCGTCAGGTGGGTGAAGACCCATTGCGTCCAGGTATTATGCATCGGCTTGACCGTGAAGTGAGTGGCTTGGTTGTGGTGGCAAAAAACCAAAATTCATTTGATGATTTAAAACATCAATTTAAATCTCGTTTAATTAAAAAAGAATATACGGCTTTGGTGCATGGAGCGGATATGCCTGATGAAGGGGAAATTAATTTTTTGATTGAACGATCTACTCAGGGTTATAAAATGGCAGCCAAACCTTTAAGCCAATCTGGTAAAACAGCAAGCACTACATTTACAGTTGTACAAAGATTTCATAATTACACGCTACTTTCCGTTCACATAAAGACCGGTCGAACTCATCAAATTAGAGCTCATTTTTCAGCCTATAATCATCCGGTGGTTGGTGATGACCTATATACTGGTTTTAAACTCCGGGCTCTTAATAAAAAATTAGCTTTAGGTAGAATATTTTTAGTAGCTACGAATTTATCTTTTACT is part of the Candidatus Falkowbacteria bacterium genome and harbors:
- a CDS encoding RluA family pseudouridine synthase, yielding MIKKIFSVKDDSVGKRIDSWLAEQLQQPRNQIRNFLEKNDVLIRGRVVSSHYLVRAGDSISFKLKENPVVEISKEKPDESKKLFSKIKVIAETNDYVVLNKPAGLLMHPASNVNAASLVDWLLQTYPKIRQVGEDPLRPGIMHRLDREVSGLVVVAKNQNSFDDLKHQFKSRLIKKEYTALVHGADMPDEGEINFLIERSTQGYKMAAKPLSQSGKTASTTFTVVQRFHNYTLLSVHIKTGRTHQIRAHFSAYNHPVVGDDLYTGFKLRALNKKLALGRIFLVATNLSFTDLKGKRQDFSIKIPSNLQKFLTTLT